The following coding sequences are from one Novosphingobium sp. Gsoil 351 window:
- the ssb gene encoding single-stranded DNA-binding protein, translating to MAGSLNKVMLIGNLGADPEVKSFQNGGRIANLRIATSENWKDKATGERKERTEWHSVVLQSDGLVGVAERYLRKGSKVYIEGQLRTRKWQDASGNDRYSTEVSVGGIGGVMTMLDGAQGGAGGGGGGKSGGDWGGGGSSVGSRGGSGGWGNESGGGSSGGGSRGGGGGFADDLDDDIPF from the coding sequence ATGGCGGGCAGTCTGAACAAGGTCATGCTGATCGGCAACCTCGGCGCGGACCCCGAGGTCAAGAGCTTCCAGAACGGCGGCCGCATCGCCAACTTGCGCATCGCCACCTCCGAGAACTGGAAGGACAAGGCCACCGGCGAGCGCAAGGAACGCACCGAGTGGCACAGCGTGGTGCTCCAATCCGACGGGCTGGTCGGGGTCGCCGAACGCTATCTGCGCAAGGGATCGAAGGTTTACATCGAAGGTCAGCTACGCACCCGCAAGTGGCAGGACGCCTCGGGCAACGACCGCTATTCGACCGAAGTTTCGGTCGGCGGGATCGGTGGGGTGATGACCATGCTCGACGGCGCGCAAGGCGGTGCAGGAGGCGGCGGTGGCGGCAAGTCGGGCGGCGACTGGGGTGGCGGCGGATCGTCAGTCGGTTCGCGCGGCGGCAGTGGCGGCTGGGGTAACGAGAGCGGCGGCGGTTCGTCGGGCGGCGGCTCGCGAGGCGGCGGTGGCGGTTTCGCGGACGATCTCGACGACGATATTCCGTTCTGA
- a CDS encoding DUF177 domain-containing protein: MTPEFSRWVDIRGLPHGSLRLEADPAERVALAKRIGIESIERFEAEIEMQRDGPTIDVAGRITADITQMCAISNEPFATRVDEPVTLRFVPETGSMEPEVELEIDSDACDEISYEGTRFDLGEELAQTLALAIDPYATGPNADRVRQDAGLADEASSGPFAALAALKRDTN, translated from the coding sequence ATGACGCCCGAGTTTTCGCGATGGGTGGACATCCGCGGGCTGCCGCATGGTTCGCTCAGACTCGAAGCCGATCCCGCCGAGCGCGTCGCGCTGGCCAAGCGCATCGGAATCGAATCGATCGAACGGTTCGAGGCCGAGATCGAAATGCAACGCGACGGGCCCACGATCGACGTGGCAGGGCGGATCACCGCCGACATCACGCAAATGTGCGCGATTTCGAATGAACCCTTCGCGACCCGGGTGGACGAGCCGGTTACCTTGCGCTTCGTTCCCGAAACGGGCTCGATGGAACCGGAAGTCGAGTTGGAGATCGACTCCGACGCCTGTGACGAGATTTCTTACGAAGGCACTCGGTTCGATCTCGGCGAGGAACTGGCGCAAACGCTGGCGCTGGCGATCGATCCCTACGCGACCGGCCCGAATGCGGATCGGGTGCGCCAGGACGCGGGGTTGGCCGACGAGGCCAGCAGCGGGCCGTTCGCGGCGCTGGCTGCGCTCAAGCGCGACACCAACTAA
- a CDS encoding ubiquinol-cytochrome C chaperone family protein, producing MIALHGNAMNLLQRLFRPAPILPPRLALWHAVVTEARDKRWYRDCSVADTIEGRFDMITLVLAIVLLRIEREGDNASSVALTELFIEDMDSQLRQSGVGDLMVGKHVGKLMATLGGRIGALRDALPVGGAALPEAVGRNVTLVEGADAEPLAAELLRFHAVVERIPYEALLEGTLTA from the coding sequence ATGATCGCGCTCCACGGGAATGCCATGAACCTGCTCCAACGCCTGTTCCGCCCTGCCCCCATCCTGCCGCCACGCCTGGCGCTGTGGCACGCAGTGGTCACCGAGGCGCGCGACAAGCGCTGGTACCGCGATTGCAGCGTCGCCGACACGATCGAGGGCCGGTTCGACATGATCACGCTGGTGCTGGCGATCGTCCTGCTGCGCATCGAGCGCGAGGGCGACAACGCCAGTTCGGTCGCATTGACCGAATTGTTCATCGAGGACATGGACTCGCAACTGCGTCAGTCGGGCGTGGGCGACCTGATGGTCGGCAAACACGTCGGCAAGCTCATGGCCACGCTGGGCGGACGGATTGGGGCCTTGCGTGACGCACTGCCGGTGGGCGGCGCGGCGCTGCCCGAGGCCGTGGGGCGGAACGTTACCTTGGTCGAGGGTGCCGATGCCGAGCCGCTGGCCGCAGAATTGCTGCGCTTTCACGCTGTGGTCGAGCGCATACCATACGAGGCGCTGCTCGAAGGAACGCTGACCGCATGA
- a CDS encoding outer membrane protein assembly factor BamE codes for MLALASAFTGGCASIKDHRGYYADATLIASVQPGVDNKQSVEKTLGRPTFTSEFGTPSWYYVATNTSQAPFGRPRTTEQSILKVNFDPAGNVSAVNLTGKEKVVRLSPDGDKTPTLGRERSFFEDLFGNIGAVGAGGGAPQGGVDGGGPNGS; via the coding sequence GTGCTTGCGCTCGCGTCCGCTTTCACTGGCGGCTGCGCCAGCATCAAGGATCATCGCGGCTATTATGCCGATGCAACGCTGATCGCTTCGGTCCAGCCGGGCGTCGACAACAAGCAGTCCGTCGAGAAGACGCTCGGCCGCCCGACCTTCACCAGCGAGTTTGGCACGCCTTCGTGGTACTATGTCGCAACGAATACCTCGCAGGCTCCGTTCGGCCGTCCGCGGACCACCGAACAGTCGATCCTGAAGGTAAACTTCGATCCCGCGGGCAACGTCAGCGCGGTCAATCTGACCGGTAAGGAAAAGGTCGTCCGGCTCAGCCCCGATGGCGACAAGACCCCCACGTTGGGCCGCGAACGCAGCTTCTTCGAGGATCTCTTCGGCAATATCGGCGCGGTCGGCGCGGGCGGCGGCGCGCCACAAGGCGGCGTCGACGGCGGCGGACCGAACGGGAGCTGA
- the hslV gene encoding ATP-dependent protease subunit HslV — translation MDGNRASHGLEQWHGTTIIGVKIGERTVIAGDGQVSMGNTVMKPNARKVRRLHDGSVIGGFAGATADAFTLFERLEKKLEAHRGQLMRAAVELAKDWRTDKYLRNLEALMIVADKDVLLILTGNGDVLEPEGGIAAIGSGGNYALSAARALVEYETDPEKLARRAMRVASEVCVFTNDRVTLEEIS, via the coding sequence ATGGACGGAAACCGGGCGAGCCACGGCCTCGAACAGTGGCACGGCACCACCATCATCGGGGTCAAGATCGGCGAGCGCACCGTGATCGCGGGCGATGGTCAGGTCTCGATGGGCAATACCGTTATGAAGCCCAACGCCCGCAAGGTGCGGCGGCTGCATGACGGCAGCGTGATCGGCGGGTTCGCCGGCGCGACCGCCGATGCGTTCACCTTGTTCGAGCGGCTCGAGAAGAAGCTGGAAGCGCATCGCGGCCAACTGATGCGCGCTGCGGTCGAGCTGGCCAAGGACTGGCGGACGGACAAGTACCTGCGCAACCTCGAGGCGCTGATGATCGTTGCCGACAAGGACGTGCTGTTGATCCTCACCGGCAACGGCGACGTGCTCGAACCCGAAGGCGGAATAGCGGCGATCGGCAGCGGCGGTAACTACGCACTGTCGGCCGCGCGGGCGCTTGTCGAGTACGAAACGGATCCCGAAAAGCTCGCCCGCCGGGCGATGCGGGTGGCGAGCGAGGTGTGCGTCTTCACCAACGATCGGGTGACGCTGGAAGAGATTTCCTGA
- the hslU gene encoding ATP-dependent protease ATPase subunit HslU, which translates to MKDNLTPKAIVAALDEHIVGQADAKRAVAVALRNRWRRQKLSPELRDEVTPKNILMIGPTGCGKTEISRRLAKLAEAPFVKVEATKFTEVGYVGRDVEQIARDLVEEAIRLEKERRREAVREAASSAAMDRLLKALVGDGASEATREAFRQRIVENAMNDTEVEIEVEDAPSMPFDVPGMGGNVGMINLSDMMAKAMGKNSTKRRKLRVPEAWDKLVDEEAEKRMDQDDVARVALANAETNGIVFLDEIDKIAVSDVRGGSVSREGVQRDLLPLIEGTTVATKYGPMKTDHVLFIASGAFHVAKPSDLLPELQGRLPIRVELAALTEEDFVRILSSTRANLVEQYRALLATENVALAIGEDAIREVAAIAAQVNEAVENIGARRLQTVMEKLLEQVSFEAEDRQGETVTVDQAYVRERLAVLAKDSDLSRYIL; encoded by the coding sequence ATGAAAGACAACCTCACCCCCAAAGCCATCGTCGCCGCGCTCGACGAGCATATCGTCGGGCAGGCGGACGCCAAGCGCGCGGTCGCGGTGGCGTTGCGCAACCGCTGGCGGCGCCAGAAGCTGAGCCCCGAGCTGCGCGACGAGGTGACGCCGAAGAACATCCTGATGATCGGCCCCACCGGCTGCGGCAAGACCGAGATCAGCCGCCGCCTGGCCAAGCTGGCCGAAGCGCCGTTCGTCAAGGTCGAGGCGACCAAGTTCACCGAGGTCGGCTACGTCGGGCGCGATGTCGAGCAGATCGCCCGCGATCTGGTCGAGGAAGCGATCCGGCTCGAAAAGGAGCGCCGCCGCGAGGCGGTGCGCGAGGCCGCTTCGAGTGCGGCGATGGACCGCCTGCTCAAGGCGCTGGTTGGCGACGGCGCTTCGGAGGCGACGCGCGAGGCTTTCCGCCAGCGCATCGTCGAGAACGCGATGAACGACACCGAGGTCGAGATCGAGGTCGAGGACGCGCCATCGATGCCGTTCGACGTGCCCGGGATGGGCGGCAACGTTGGCATGATCAACCTGTCCGACATGATGGCCAAGGCGATGGGCAAGAACAGCACCAAGCGCCGCAAGCTGCGCGTGCCCGAGGCGTGGGACAAGCTGGTCGACGAGGAAGCCGAAAAGCGCATGGACCAGGACGACGTCGCTCGCGTCGCGCTGGCCAACGCCGAGACCAACGGGATCGTCTTCCTCGACGAGATTGACAAGATCGCAGTGTCCGACGTGCGCGGCGGATCGGTCAGCCGCGAGGGAGTCCAGCGCGATCTGCTGCCGCTGATCGAGGGCACAACGGTGGCGACCAAGTACGGCCCGATGAAGACCGACCATGTGCTGTTCATCGCCAGCGGCGCGTTCCACGTCGCCAAGCCCAGCGACCTGCTGCCCGAACTGCAAGGGCGGCTGCCGATCCGGGTTGAGCTCGCCGCGCTCACCGAAGAGGACTTCGTCCGCATCCTCTCTTCAACCCGTGCCAACCTGGTCGAACAATACCGTGCGCTGCTCGCTACCGAGAACGTTGCGCTGGCGATCGGCGAAGACGCGATCCGCGAGGTCGCCGCGATTGCCGCGCAAGTAAACGAGGCGGTCGAAAACATCGGCGCGCGGCGCTTGCAGACGGTAATGGAGAAACTGCTCGAGCAAGTCAGTTTCGAGGCCGAGGATCGTCAGGGCGAAACCGTGACGGTCGATCAGGCCTATGTCCGCGAGCGCCTCGCGGTGCTCGCCAAAGACAGCGATTTGAGCCGCTATATCCTGTGA
- a CDS encoding 3'(2'),5'-bisphosphate nucleotidase CysQ, with amino-acid sequence MTDAELAAHLADVAGKLLLEVRKSGTLSAKALGKAGDQTANQFLVHAIREQRPADGLLSEEEKDNLERLANPRVWIIDPVDGTREYGEGRSDWAVHVALAIEGAPAVGAVALPGLGLLLSTDRPPQLPAASPVPRMVVSRTRPPSAALAIADALGAQLLPMGSAGAKAMAIVRGEAEIYFHTGGQHEWDSCAPAAVATACGLHVSRVDGSPLVYNRPDTYIPDLLICRPEWAAQVLELAKEIAD; translated from the coding sequence ATGACTGATGCCGAACTCGCGGCGCATCTCGCCGATGTTGCAGGCAAGCTGCTGCTAGAAGTGCGCAAGTCGGGGACGCTCTCGGCCAAGGCGCTGGGCAAGGCCGGGGACCAGACCGCCAACCAGTTCCTGGTCCACGCGATCCGCGAGCAGCGCCCCGCCGACGGGCTGCTCTCGGAGGAGGAAAAGGACAACCTGGAGCGGCTGGCTAACCCACGGGTGTGGATCATCGACCCGGTGGACGGCACGCGCGAGTATGGCGAAGGCCGGAGCGACTGGGCGGTCCACGTCGCCCTGGCGATCGAAGGTGCGCCGGCGGTCGGCGCAGTGGCGTTACCCGGCCTGGGCTTGCTCCTAAGCACCGACCGGCCGCCGCAATTGCCTGCCGCTTCCCCCGTGCCGCGCATGGTCGTCAGCCGCACCCGCCCCCCGAGCGCGGCGCTGGCGATTGCCGACGCACTCGGCGCGCAGCTGCTGCCGATGGGCAGCGCCGGGGCCAAGGCGATGGCGATCGTGCGCGGCGAAGCCGAGATCTACTTCCACACCGGCGGCCAGCACGAATGGGATTCATGCGCGCCCGCCGCCGTGGCGACGGCTTGCGGCCTCCACGTCAGCCGGGTCGACGGCAGCCCACTCGTCTACAACCGGCCCGACACCTATATCCCCGACCTTTTGATCTGCCGTCCCGAGTGGGCCGCACAAGTGCTCGAACTGGCTAAGGAGATCGCGGACTAG
- the cysN gene encoding sulfate adenylyltransferase subunit CysN, protein MADGETVYRTDALIAEDIDAYLETHQHKSLLRFITCGSVDDGKSTLIGRLLYDSKMIFEDQLEALTADSKRVGTQGQEIDFALLVDGLAAEREQGITIDVAYRFFATEKRKFIVADCPGHEQYTRNMVTGASTADLAVILIDARKGVLVQTRRHSYLAKLLGIRHVVLAVNKMDLIDYDQARYEAIVADYAAFARDIGLAGFVAMPISGFKGDNITAPSPNTPWYCGKPLIEHLETVELDNEADQRKPFRLAVQWVNRPNLDFRGFSGLIPSGSVKPGDAVRVLPSGKTSTITRVVTLDGDLDEAVAGQSVTVCFADEVDCSRGDVIAAADAPPEVSDQFEATLVWMDDAAMHVGRGYWIKLGTQMVSATVQAPKYVINVNTLEHLAAKTLELNAIGVVELATDKPVVFEPYVDSRTLGGFILIDKITNRTVGAGMLNFALRRAQNVHWQATDIGRDAHADLKNQKPRVLWFTGLSGSGKSTIANEVEKRLALMNRHTFLLDGDNVRHGLNKDLGFTEADRIENIRRVGEVAKLMADAGLIVLTAFISPFRAEREMVRKMLPAGEFIEIFVDTPLEVAESRDVKGLYKKARSGALKNFTGIDSPYEAPEAPEITVNTVAMTPQEAADFIVRQIMPLK, encoded by the coding sequence ATGGCCGATGGTGAGACCGTCTATCGCACCGATGCGCTCATCGCCGAGGACATCGACGCCTATCTCGAAACGCACCAGCACAAGTCGCTGCTACGTTTCATCACCTGCGGCAGCGTCGATGACGGCAAGTCCACCCTGATCGGGCGGCTGCTGTACGATTCCAAGATGATCTTCGAGGACCAGCTCGAGGCGCTCACCGCCGACTCCAAGCGCGTCGGCACGCAGGGTCAGGAGATCGATTTCGCGCTGCTTGTCGATGGGCTCGCTGCCGAGCGTGAGCAGGGCATCACCATCGACGTCGCCTATCGCTTTTTCGCGACAGAGAAGCGCAAGTTCATCGTCGCCGACTGCCCCGGGCACGAGCAGTATACCCGCAACATGGTCACCGGCGCCTCGACCGCCGATCTCGCGGTGATCCTGATCGATGCGCGCAAGGGGGTGCTCGTCCAGACTCGGCGGCACAGCTATCTGGCCAAGCTGCTCGGCATCAGGCACGTGGTGCTGGCGGTCAACAAGATGGACCTGATCGACTACGACCAGGCAAGGTACGAGGCGATCGTCGCCGACTACGCCGCGTTCGCGCGCGACATCGGCCTCGCCGGCTTCGTCGCGATGCCGATCTCGGGCTTCAAGGGCGACAATATCACCGCCCCCTCACCCAACACCCCGTGGTACTGCGGCAAGCCGCTGATCGAGCATCTCGAGACGGTCGAACTCGACAACGAGGCCGACCAGCGCAAGCCGTTCCGGCTGGCGGTGCAGTGGGTCAACCGCCCCAACCTCGACTTCCGCGGCTTTTCGGGGCTGATCCCGAGCGGTTCGGTCAAGCCCGGCGATGCGGTGCGGGTGCTGCCTTCGGGCAAGACCAGCACAATCACGCGGGTGGTGACGCTGGACGGCGATCTCGACGAGGCTGTCGCCGGGCAATCGGTCACGGTGTGCTTTGCCGACGAGGTCGATTGCTCGCGCGGCGACGTCATCGCCGCCGCCGACGCCCCGCCCGAAGTCTCCGACCAGTTCGAGGCGACGCTGGTATGGATGGACGACGCGGCGATGCACGTCGGGCGGGGCTATTGGATCAAGCTGGGTACCCAGATGGTTTCGGCGACAGTGCAGGCGCCGAAATACGTTATCAACGTCAACACGTTGGAGCACCTCGCCGCCAAGACGCTCGAGCTCAACGCGATCGGCGTGGTCGAGCTTGCGACCGACAAGCCGGTGGTCTTCGAGCCTTACGTCGACAGCCGCACGCTCGGCGGGTTCATCCTGATCGACAAGATCACCAACCGCACCGTCGGCGCGGGGATGCTCAACTTTGCCTTGCGCCGGGCGCAAAACGTCCACTGGCAGGCCACCGACATCGGGCGCGATGCGCACGCCGATCTCAAGAACCAGAAGCCGCGCGTCTTGTGGTTCACCGGGCTTTCGGGATCGGGCAAATCGACCATCGCCAACGAGGTCGAGAAACGCCTCGCCCTGATGAACCGCCACACCTTCCTGCTCGATGGCGACAACGTCCGCCACGGACTCAACAAGGACCTGGGGTTCACCGAGGCCGACCGCATCGAGAATATCCGTCGCGTGGGTGAGGTCGCCAAGCTGATGGCCGACGCCGGACTGATCGTACTGACCGCGTTCATCAGCCCGTTCCGAGCCGAACGCGAGATGGTCCGCAAGATGTTGCCCGCGGGCGAATTCATTGAGATTTTCGTCGACACCCCGCTGGAAGTGGCCGAATCTCGCGACGTGAAGGGACTTTACAAAAAGGCCCGCTCGGGAGCGCTCAAGAACTTCACCGGGATCGATAGCCCTTATGAGGCGCCGGAAGCTCCGGAGATTACGGTGAACACGGTGGCAATGACCCCGCAAGAAGCCGCCGATTTCATCGTCCGCCAGATCATGCCGCTGAAGTGA
- the cysD gene encoding sulfate adenylyltransferase subunit CysD, which yields MTRTLTHLERLEAESIHILREVVAEAENPVMLYSVGKDSAVMLHLARKAFYPSPPPFPLLHVDTTWKFQEMYKLRDRMAKESGMELLVYQNPEARERGINPFDHGPLHTDMWKTEGLKQALDKYGFDAAFGGARRDEEKSRAKERIFSFRTANHGWDPKNQRPELWNLYNARKAKGESIRVFPISNWTELDIWQYIHLEEIPIVPLYFSAKRPTVERDGMLLMIDDDRFPLRPGEVPVERSIRFRTLGCYPLTGAVESEAATLPEVIQEMLLTTTSERQGRIIDKDGGDASMEKKKQEGYF from the coding sequence ATGACCCGCACCCTGACCCATCTCGAGCGGCTTGAGGCCGAAAGTATCCACATCCTGCGCGAGGTGGTGGCCGAGGCCGAGAATCCGGTGATGCTGTACTCGGTCGGCAAGGATTCGGCGGTGATGCTGCACCTGGCGCGCAAGGCGTTCTACCCCTCGCCGCCGCCGTTTCCACTGCTCCACGTCGACACCACGTGGAAGTTCCAGGAGATGTACAAACTGCGCGACCGGATGGCGAAGGAGTCCGGCATGGAGCTCCTCGTCTACCAGAACCCCGAGGCGCGTGAGCGTGGGATCAACCCTTTCGATCACGGCCCGCTCCACACCGACATGTGGAAGACCGAGGGACTCAAGCAGGCGCTCGATAAGTACGGGTTCGATGCGGCGTTCGGCGGAGCCCGCCGGGACGAGGAGAAGAGCCGCGCCAAGGAGCGCATCTTCAGCTTCCGCACCGCTAACCACGGCTGGGACCCCAAGAACCAGCGCCCCGAACTGTGGAATCTCTACAACGCCCGCAAGGCCAAGGGCGAGAGCATCCGGGTGTTTCCGATCTCGAACTGGACTGAGCTCGACATCTGGCAATATATCCACCTCGAGGAGATTCCGATCGTCCCGCTCTATTTCAGCGCGAAGCGTCCGACCGTGGAGCGCGACGGGATGCTGTTGATGATCGACGATGACCGCTTCCCGCTGCGGCCCGGTGAAGTCCCGGTCGAACGCTCGATCCGCTTCCGCACGCTGGGCTGCTACCCGCTGACCGGCGCGGTCGAGAGCGAAGCGGCGACCTTGCCCGAAGTCATCCAGGAAATGCTGCTGACCACCACGTCCGAACGCCAGGGCCGGATCATCGACAAGGACGGCGGCGACGCGTCGATGGAGAAGAAGAAGCAGGAGGGCTACTTCTGA
- a CDS encoding MDR family oxidoreductase → MFNAIVIDKTGDEQSVSLTQVDESRLPEGNVTIDVAWSTLNYKDGLAITGSSPVVRKFPMVPGIDLAGTVRSSDHPEWKSGDKVVLNGWGVGEVHWGGLAQVARLNGDWLVPLPEAFSARQAMAIGTAGYTAALCVDALVQAGVTPGHGEILVTGATGGVGSVAVALLKRAGYAVAGSTGKASESDYLKQLGADSVIDRAELSEPGRALGKERWAGAIDSVGSHTLANVCAQIRYGGAVAACGLAQGADFKATVMPFILRGVRLHGVDSVMAPRPLRLAAWARLARDLDPALIEVIAHEIGLAEAIAAAADLLAGKVRGRVVVDVNR, encoded by the coding sequence ATGTTCAACGCAATCGTGATCGACAAGACCGGGGACGAGCAATCGGTCAGCCTGACCCAAGTCGACGAATCCCGCCTGCCTGAAGGCAACGTAACCATCGACGTCGCTTGGTCGACGCTCAACTACAAAGACGGCCTGGCGATCACCGGCAGCTCTCCGGTGGTGCGCAAGTTTCCCATGGTGCCTGGAATCGATTTGGCGGGGACGGTTCGATCGTCGGATCATCCCGAATGGAAGTCGGGCGACAAGGTCGTGCTCAACGGCTGGGGAGTGGGCGAGGTCCACTGGGGCGGACTGGCCCAGGTCGCGCGATTGAACGGCGACTGGCTGGTGCCACTGCCCGAAGCATTTTCGGCCAGGCAGGCGATGGCGATCGGCACCGCCGGCTATACCGCCGCGCTGTGCGTCGATGCCCTGGTCCAGGCGGGGGTGACGCCGGGTCATGGCGAAATCCTGGTGACCGGCGCGACCGGCGGGGTCGGCAGCGTCGCCGTCGCCTTGCTCAAGCGCGCGGGCTACGCCGTCGCCGGATCGACCGGCAAGGCAAGCGAAAGCGACTATCTGAAGCAACTCGGCGCCGATAGCGTCATCGACCGCGCGGAGTTGTCCGAACCCGGCCGCGCCCTGGGCAAGGAACGCTGGGCCGGGGCGATCGACTCGGTCGGCAGCCACACCCTCGCCAACGTCTGCGCCCAGATCCGCTACGGCGGCGCGGTCGCGGCGTGCGGGCTGGCGCAAGGGGCGGACTTCAAGGCGACGGTCATGCCCTTCATCCTGCGCGGGGTGCGTCTGCACGGCGTGGACAGCGTGATGGCGCCCAGGCCCTTGCGGCTTGCAGCATGGGCGCGGCTGGCGCGCGATCTCGACCCGGCACTGATCGAGGTGATCGCGCACGAGATCGGGCTGGCCGAGGCGATTGCCGCCGCCGCAGATCTGCTGGCCGGAAAGGTCCGCGGGCGGGTCGTCGTCGACGTCAACCGCTAG
- a CDS encoding enoyl-CoA hydratase/isomerase family protein, producing the protein MSDAVLYELREAGIAVLTINRPEQRNALSREVREGLRAAWARFESDPAARIAILTGSGDKAFCAGGDLKEMVETRLKIPPRDMFPVPYENLTLSKPTIAAVNGVAFAGGWMIAQACDLCVASTTAKFAITEVKVGRGSPWAAPLIHMIPQRIFMEIVLTGKPITAQRAYEVGLVNRLAEPAELMNAALELAREVIEGAPLSVAAARATVMLATEMGRAEALEAAWAAHATAYNSADAQEGPRAFAEKRKPEWQGR; encoded by the coding sequence ATGTCCGACGCCGTTCTCTACGAGTTGCGCGAAGCGGGGATCGCGGTGCTGACGATCAACCGCCCCGAGCAGCGCAACGCCCTGTCGCGCGAGGTTCGCGAGGGCCTGCGCGCGGCGTGGGCGCGATTCGAGAGCGATCCCGCCGCGCGGATCGCGATCCTGACCGGCAGCGGCGACAAGGCGTTCTGCGCGGGCGGCGATCTCAAGGAAATGGTCGAGACGAGACTCAAGATTCCCCCGCGCGACATGTTTCCGGTGCCGTACGAAAACCTGACCCTGAGCAAGCCGACCATCGCCGCGGTCAACGGCGTGGCCTTCGCCGGCGGCTGGATGATCGCGCAGGCCTGCGATCTGTGCGTGGCCAGCACCACGGCCAAATTCGCGATCACCGAGGTCAAGGTCGGACGCGGCAGCCCGTGGGCCGCGCCGCTGATCCATATGATCCCGCAGCGCATCTTCATGGAGATAGTGCTCACCGGAAAGCCGATCACCGCCCAGCGCGCCTACGAGGTCGGGCTGGTCAACCGCCTGGCGGAACCCGCCGAGTTGATGAATGCCGCCCTGGAACTCGCGCGCGAGGTGATCGAAGGCGCGCCGCTCTCGGTTGCCGCGGCGCGCGCCACCGTGATGCTCGCCACCGAAATGGGCCGCGCCGAGGCGCTCGAGGCGGCATGGGCGGCGCACGCAACCGCCTACAACAGTGCAGACGCCCAGGAAGGCCCGCGCGCCTTCGCCGAAAAGCGCAAGCCCGAGTGGCAGGGCCGCTGA